A genomic window from Cloacibacillus evryensis DSM 19522 includes:
- a CDS encoding aromatic amino acid lyase — MLQHLETISASGFTPRSVREAAAAVKSRPARASAEDISFDDAKKQLDLSCSALPREAAVCAASLLYLESLLYEKNELAGVLEKMLDGKNAPELHYETNSEAVLLAELFDALLSAGARREDWPFVSASGCVANGIAWYCVKKAHEYMKVADVVTALNLEAIRGELGAFDDRLSSIARPFRGQIDCAANVRALVSGSRMTTDEGRYAFGYDTHPRVQDAICVRATPQTHGGARDVCYFAEESVEKTVFDGGSRYGVEYALDGLETAVSDMAHICERRTFRLNDSRLSYGLPMNLTHGATGLNHGFPVVQSNQAALVAELKLLALPSAVVKEPGECAAYYAGTKMLRALPLFAKVMAIELLMACQGMDIVKEKVPAFSFGRGTSAVKDKVRGSIAMMTENRFVSPDMNEADRLITSGEVLNAAEEAVGGLR; from the coding sequence ATGCTCCAACATCTTGAAACGATCTCCGCTTCCGGCTTTACGCCGCGATCCGTAAGGGAGGCGGCGGCCGCGGTGAAATCCCGCCCGGCGCGTGCGTCGGCGGAAGATATCTCATTTGACGACGCGAAAAAACAGCTTGACCTTTCCTGTTCGGCGCTGCCGCGCGAGGCGGCTGTGTGCGCGGCCTCTCTTCTCTATCTCGAATCCCTGCTTTACGAAAAAAATGAACTGGCCGGCGTGCTGGAAAAAATGCTCGACGGCAAAAACGCTCCGGAACTGCATTACGAGACAAACTCCGAAGCAGTGTTGCTCGCTGAGCTCTTTGACGCGCTTTTGTCCGCCGGCGCCCGGCGCGAGGATTGGCCCTTCGTCTCCGCCAGCGGCTGTGTCGCGAACGGCATCGCCTGGTATTGTGTGAAAAAGGCGCATGAATATATGAAGGTCGCGGACGTCGTGACCGCTCTCAACCTTGAGGCGATCCGCGGCGAGTTGGGCGCTTTCGACGACCGCCTTTCCTCGATCGCCCGTCCCTTCCGGGGACAGATAGACTGCGCGGCGAACGTGCGCGCCCTCGTTTCCGGCAGCCGGATGACGACGGACGAGGGGCGCTACGCCTTCGGCTACGACACTCATCCGCGTGTGCAGGACGCGATCTGCGTCCGCGCCACGCCGCAGACTCACGGCGGAGCGCGCGACGTCTGCTATTTCGCCGAGGAGTCGGTGGAGAAGACCGTCTTTGACGGCGGCAGCCGCTACGGCGTCGAATACGCGCTCGACGGCCTGGAGACGGCAGTCTCCGACATGGCGCATATCTGCGAGCGCCGTACTTTCCGCCTCAACGACAGCCGCCTCTCATACGGACTGCCGATGAATCTCACACACGGAGCGACCGGGCTCAATCACGGCTTTCCCGTGGTGCAGTCCAATCAGGCCGCGCTCGTCGCCGAACTGAAGCTGCTCGCGCTGCCGAGCGCCGTAGTGAAGGAGCCGGGCGAGTGCGCGGCCTACTACGCCGGCACGAAGATGCTGCGGGCGCTGCCGCTCTTCGCGAAGGTGATGGCGATAGAACTGCTGATGGCCTGCCAGGGCATGGATATCGTAAAAGAAAAGGTCCCCGCATTTTCCTTCGGCAGGGGAACGTCGGCTGTAAAAGACAAGGTCCGCGGGAGCATCGCGATGATGACGGAAAACCGTTTCGTTTCGCCCGATATGAACGAGGCCGATCGCCTTATAACCAGCGGAGAAGTGCTGAACGCCGCCGAAGAAGCAGTCGGCGGACTTAGGTAG
- a CDS encoding AAA family ATPase yields MKLKISLLGNSLIEYEGEKVTFKLHKAEALLYYIALNGGASRDELKALFWYDKNEAQASANLRNALYLINSMMPGVLTADRRTVTLAPFDSDMKHLSSAADPNAAIPAAIYQTPLKGLSSLNYPAFNEWLDSAREKIRGDVIDLIKQRVEAAYDRQDNEALGESLAAAIRLDPFDEDSVLELMELYSNTGQNSRAVELFQNYSSMLNTKLSIAPSERAKKYYAKIFRHNDLKKGQPKFWCREREMAALSEKLAEEARCLFFIHGEAGIGKTSLINELLAAMPEGSASVLSAKATMIGGSYAYSSWNNILRELGALLERTGNAPDKKTASILASISPGFTKNEGLSFNADLSSVTEINPVALASMIAELIAVLAKRRRVVMVFEDIHWFDSRSIELLCAFLSCAPQADIIISGRPEAARMTMAMLRQAKCGRAITEVELNPFRDDEIIYICRSLLPESTIKERGLSYFVRESEGVPLMLFEILRALKENPDSDCANGLGALIIERMGELSERERDVSNAIAVCSGGPAEIISEITEIPIGDTLASAERLIAMGLVREREEAGNAFWEFTHLKLRECVYDAIPAARRKELHRRAAAALDKRYLPQHWDPALSAMLSHHYAKAGERVLELKQYLRELIFDITLNHDLFPTLSDRLFLSCSMPFSSREETDKKVEHAVSILDELRGSPALSKREYAQLEASCFELAGGYRISWGEYTGAKLYTDEAIHISKMHGFTETHIHCLKHYAYMYLQTEEPEKLISVARELLRLAKAAPAPHYFATAVRFIGMGYMMKQDYARAEKIFLYAVRLFERMTLTGRRYTLGMLVAKCYLGEIYERTGDLERAAEQLSECTGKCEEMNLYWGRSYFHTGAANVALDAGDMKGLFSHIDRAAALFESCRGGRCGSILYSTKAIADAERGDLEGARKALENSELLLRLIAKHDWVAAHHLAKAWLARLSGEDFRADAERAASEYEENGFPLRAAWIREKFGIER; encoded by the coding sequence ATGAAATTAAAGATATCGCTGCTTGGGAACAGCCTGATAGAGTACGAAGGAGAAAAGGTAACATTCAAACTCCATAAGGCGGAGGCTCTTCTGTACTATATCGCGCTGAACGGCGGAGCCTCCCGCGACGAACTGAAAGCACTCTTCTGGTATGACAAAAACGAGGCCCAGGCTTCGGCAAACCTCAGAAACGCCCTTTACCTCATAAACAGCATGATGCCCGGCGTCCTCACCGCCGACCGTCGAACGGTGACGCTCGCCCCCTTCGACAGCGATATGAAACATTTAAGCTCCGCCGCCGACCCGAACGCCGCGATCCCCGCCGCCATCTACCAAACGCCGCTCAAGGGACTATCCTCCCTGAACTACCCCGCCTTCAACGAATGGCTTGATTCCGCAAGGGAGAAGATCCGGGGCGACGTCATCGACCTGATCAAACAACGCGTCGAGGCGGCATACGACAGGCAGGACAACGAGGCGCTCGGCGAATCCCTAGCCGCCGCCATCAGGCTGGACCCGTTTGACGAAGACTCGGTGCTCGAACTGATGGAGCTCTACTCAAACACCGGACAGAACAGCCGCGCGGTCGAACTCTTTCAAAACTATTCATCTATGCTCAACACTAAGCTTTCCATCGCCCCCTCGGAGAGAGCCAAGAAATACTACGCGAAGATATTCAGACACAATGACCTTAAAAAAGGACAGCCTAAGTTCTGGTGCCGCGAGCGGGAGATGGCGGCACTCTCCGAAAAACTGGCGGAAGAGGCCCGCTGCCTCTTTTTTATCCACGGCGAGGCCGGAATAGGGAAGACATCGCTCATAAACGAACTTCTGGCGGCAATGCCGGAGGGAAGCGCGTCCGTGCTCTCCGCAAAGGCGACGATGATCGGCGGGAGCTACGCCTATTCCTCCTGGAACAACATCCTGCGGGAGTTGGGAGCCCTCCTTGAGAGGACGGGCAACGCTCCCGACAAAAAGACCGCTTCGATACTGGCCTCTATATCTCCCGGCTTTACAAAAAACGAGGGGCTCTCCTTCAACGCGGACCTCTCGAGCGTTACGGAGATAAACCCGGTGGCGCTCGCCTCGATGATCGCCGAGCTGATCGCCGTCCTCGCAAAGCGCCGCCGCGTCGTGATGGTCTTCGAGGACATCCACTGGTTCGACTCGCGTTCCATCGAGCTGCTCTGCGCCTTCCTCTCCTGCGCCCCGCAGGCGGACATAATCATATCAGGACGCCCCGAAGCGGCGCGGATGACGATGGCGATGCTCAGACAGGCAAAGTGCGGCCGCGCGATCACCGAAGTCGAACTGAACCCCTTCCGCGACGATGAAATAATATATATCTGCCGCAGCCTGCTCCCCGAAAGCACGATAAAAGAGCGGGGCCTTTCATACTTCGTGCGCGAAAGCGAAGGCGTGCCGCTCATGCTCTTTGAAATATTGCGCGCGCTCAAAGAAAACCCCGATTCCGACTGCGCGAACGGTCTCGGCGCGCTCATAATCGAACGCATGGGCGAATTGAGCGAACGCGAGCGCGACGTCTCGAACGCGATCGCTGTCTGCTCGGGCGGCCCCGCCGAGATAATTTCCGAAATAACGGAGATCCCCATCGGCGACACGCTGGCCTCCGCGGAGCGGCTCATCGCCATGGGGCTTGTCCGCGAACGCGAGGAGGCGGGCAACGCCTTCTGGGAATTTACGCATCTAAAACTGCGCGAATGCGTTTACGACGCCATTCCCGCGGCGCGGCGCAAGGAGCTCCACCGCCGCGCCGCCGCCGCGCTCGACAAAAGATACCTGCCCCAGCATTGGGACCCCGCGCTCAGCGCGATGCTGAGCCACCATTACGCGAAAGCGGGAGAGAGGGTGCTTGAACTCAAGCAGTATCTGCGGGAACTCATCTTCGACATCACGCTGAACCACGACCTTTTCCCCACGCTCTCGGACCGCCTCTTCCTCTCCTGCTCGATGCCGTTCAGCAGCCGCGAGGAGACCGATAAAAAAGTGGAACACGCGGTCTCGATCCTTGACGAACTGCGCGGCTCGCCGGCGCTGTCAAAACGCGAATACGCGCAGCTGGAGGCATCGTGCTTCGAGCTGGCGGGCGGCTACCGTATAAGCTGGGGGGAATACACGGGCGCAAAGCTCTATACGGACGAAGCGATACACATCTCAAAGATGCACGGCTTCACAGAGACGCACATTCACTGTTTGAAACATTACGCCTATATGTACCTGCAGACGGAAGAGCCGGAAAAATTGATAAGCGTCGCCCGCGAGCTGCTGCGCCTGGCAAAGGCGGCTCCCGCGCCGCATTATTTCGCCACGGCGGTGCGTTTTATCGGGATGGGCTATATGATGAAACAGGATTACGCGCGCGCTGAAAAAATATTCCTCTACGCGGTCAGGCTGTTTGAACGGATGACTCTGACGGGCCGAAGATATACCTTGGGCATGCTCGTCGCCAAATGCTATCTGGGAGAAATATACGAACGGACTGGCGATCTGGAGAGAGCGGCGGAACAGCTCTCCGAGTGCACCGGCAAATGCGAAGAGATGAACCTCTACTGGGGAAGAAGCTACTTTCACACCGGCGCGGCAAACGTCGCGCTGGACGCGGGCGACATGAAAGGACTATTTTCGCATATCGACCGCGCCGCCGCGCTCTTTGAAAGCTGCCGCGGCGGTCGCTGCGGATCGATACTGTACAGCACGAAAGCCATCGCCGACGCGGAACGCGGCGACCTGGAGGGCGCGCGCAAGGCGCTTGAAAACTCGGAACTCCTGCTGCGCCTGATCGCCAAACACGACTGGGTCGCCGCCCACCATCTGGCAAAGGCATGGCTCGCGCGGCTGAGCGGAGAAGATTTCCGCGCCGACGCGGAACGGGCGGCGAGTGAATATGAGGAAAACGGATTCCCTCTGCGCGCGGCCTGGATAAGGGAAAAGTTCGGGATCGAAAGATAA
- a CDS encoding Ig-like domain-containing protein, producing MKKFCVLVIGITAAVVGFINTAEAGKCDSFYNAYLAAKQAELTICRTGTVISCQQAQQRTYFAYLKYQQCMESQITSVVMSGKPTSAIKVGSSITLKATVSPNTAPDRVVVWTSSNPKVAAVSGNNIWDKTITGVSAGTAVISVYARADSTKRDSCTVTVTDTGKPPTDPTDPTDPTDPGGEGSGGGGCNSGIPAAALLAFGLFWYSEKKKR from the coding sequence ATGAAAAAATTTTGCGTACTGGTAATTGGCATAACGGCAGCTGTTGTCGGATTTATTAACACGGCGGAAGCGGGGAAGTGCGATAGCTTTTACAATGCGTATCTTGCGGCTAAACAGGCGGAATTGACAATTTGCCGGACCGGTACGGTTATCAGTTGTCAGCAGGCACAACAGAGGACGTATTTTGCTTACTTAAAGTATCAGCAATGTATGGAGAGTCAAATAACGAGCGTTGTCATGTCCGGCAAGCCCACTTCCGCAATAAAAGTCGGAAGCAGTATAACGTTGAAGGCGACTGTAAGCCCTAATACGGCGCCTGACAGGGTCGTCGTGTGGACATCAAGCAACCCTAAGGTCGCGGCTGTCAGCGGTAATAATATATGGGATAAAACTATAACCGGCGTTTCTGCAGGGACGGCCGTCATAAGCGTCTATGCTCGCGCCGATTCAACCAAGCGCGATTCGTGTACAGTAACGGTAACCGACACTGGCAAGCCGCCTACCGATCCGACCGATCCGACCGACCCTACCGATCCTGGAGGTGAGGGCAGCGGCGGTGGCGGATGTAATTCCGGTATCCCCGCTGCGGCTCTGCTGGCGTTTGGGTTGTTTTGGTATTCTGAAAAGAAAAAGCGGTAA
- a CDS encoding DsbA family protein → MNKKVICLCVVGASLLLCMGVFVCRVGGRVIDEEIKNYIQKNPEVIIDVLSVDCEKLYQISQRGENQIYENGLRETWRVDVRNNDRLEKISFAGSPIKGNRNSTVKIVVYSDFFCRYCRELAPDLEKLSTEYDIGYVYKTLPLDQIPNTDLAAQYFVGAFSISPEKAWKVHDDFFQNPQRIVKDGDKYFVEVLRKYGFNMNATLAAIRSNRVKELVERNVKEADVLGIQFRPCIIIGNLMIPGKIRYELLCEAVEMALSQTETTN, encoded by the coding sequence ATGAATAAAAAAGTAATTTGTTTATGTGTTGTGGGTGCGTCGTTGTTGCTGTGCATGGGAGTTTTTGTTTGTCGTGTCGGAGGAAGGGTGATAGACGAAGAAATCAAAAACTATATTCAAAAGAACCCGGAAGTGATAATTGACGTGTTGAGCGTGGATTGTGAAAAACTCTATCAAATATCACAGCGCGGTGAAAATCAAATATATGAGAACGGATTGCGGGAAACCTGGCGTGTGGATGTGAGAAACAACGACCGCCTCGAAAAAATATCATTCGCTGGCAGCCCAATTAAAGGAAACAGGAACTCCACTGTTAAAATTGTCGTATATTCTGATTTTTTCTGTCGTTACTGCCGGGAACTAGCGCCTGATCTCGAAAAACTTTCAACGGAATATGATATTGGCTACGTTTATAAGACGCTTCCGCTTGATCAGATACCTAATACCGATCTGGCCGCTCAATATTTTGTGGGGGCTTTTTCAATATCACCGGAGAAAGCGTGGAAAGTACATGACGATTTTTTTCAAAATCCGCAGCGCATTGTTAAGGACGGAGATAAATATTTCGTGGAAGTATTGAGGAAATATGGGTTCAACATGAATGCAACGCTTGCTGCAATTCGCTCAAATCGTGTAAAAGAGCTGGTGGAGAGGAATGTAAAAGAAGCGGATGTATTGGGAATACAATTCAGGCCATGCATAATCATCGGTAATTTGATGATACCGGGCAAGATTCGCTACGAGCTCCTGTGCGAGGCTGTGGAAATGGCGCTTTCGCAGACTGAAACCACAAACTAA
- a CDS encoding LexA family transcriptional regulator, which translates to MYNSIGKRIRRKRIEAELTQEKLAELTRVSKWTVINWESDKRVPLATSLRDIAFVLKTPAAYFLYGDENDIGDSVIHGEANNKDIGFDKLLSIPVYKVNDISARPLTKFAVIAEDNSMEGVGIPLGSKVIVDPCEPVKNMDIALIKYQDMTAFRKVGFMKNGSIQILSADKIRFFIPKEENTPDSFFIYGKACWILSKPRHGA; encoded by the coding sequence ATGTACAACTCTATAGGAAAAAGAATACGCAGAAAAAGAATAGAAGCCGAGCTCACTCAAGAAAAGCTCGCTGAATTGACGAGAGTATCCAAATGGACCGTCATTAACTGGGAGTCCGACAAACGCGTTCCGCTTGCGACCTCGCTCAGGGATATTGCTTTCGTGCTCAAAACTCCAGCGGCATATTTTCTTTACGGAGATGAAAATGACATTGGAGATAGCGTTATTCACGGCGAAGCTAACAACAAGGATATTGGCTTTGACAAGCTACTTTCAATACCCGTCTATAAAGTAAATGATATTTCTGCGCGGCCGCTCACAAAATTCGCCGTTATCGCAGAGGACAACTCGATGGAAGGAGTGGGAATCCCATTGGGTTCCAAAGTTATAGTAGACCCTTGCGAACCAGTGAAAAACATGGACATAGCGCTTATTAAATATCAGGATATGACAGCTTTTAGAAAAGTTGGTTTCATGAAAAATGGAAGCATTCAAATTCTATCAGCGGACAAAATTAGATTTTTCATACCCAAAGAAGAAAACACACCTGATTCTTTTTTTATTTACGGTAAAGCCTGTTGGATACTTTCCAAACCACGGCACGGCGCGTAG
- the guaB gene encoding IMP dehydrogenase yields MSDKMKNKFVEYQGFTFDDVLLVPGYSEVVPANVDVSTKLTPQIDLNIPICSAAMDTVTEARLAIALAREGGIGIMHRNLPIEKQAIEVDKVKRSESGVIVDPFYRHPSDSVREAVALMEHYHISGVPVVDDQIRLVGIITNRDLRFVTNLDQPISNVMTKEHLITAPMGTTLDDAKNILMGSKVEKLPIVDKENKLKGLITIKDILKAKAFPNATKDSHGRLRAGAAIGVGSDAKDRAAALVRAGVDVIIVDTAHGHSKMVIDMVRDLRGLYPDLPLIGGNIATAEAAEALIEAGADGVKVGIGPGSICTTRIVAGIGVPQVAAVMNVAEAAHRLGKTVVADGGIRYSGDIVKALAAGGDVVMIGSLFAGTEESPGEAVIYKGRSFKSYRGMGSLGAMKGGCSKDRYFQEGTTEDKLVPEGIEGMVPHKGPISGVIYQMVGGIRAGMGYVGAPTLERLHEDSHFVQVTAASMKESHPHDVVITKEAPNYWAE; encoded by the coding sequence ATGAGTGATAAGATGAAAAACAAGTTTGTTGAATATCAGGGCTTTACATTTGACGACGTGCTGCTCGTTCCGGGGTACAGCGAGGTGGTGCCGGCCAATGTCGACGTCTCAACGAAGCTGACGCCTCAGATCGACCTCAACATCCCGATATGCAGCGCCGCGATGGACACCGTCACCGAGGCTCGTCTCGCGATAGCGCTCGCGCGCGAGGGCGGCATCGGCATCATGCACCGGAACCTTCCGATAGAGAAGCAGGCGATCGAGGTCGACAAGGTAAAACGTTCCGAATCCGGCGTCATTGTGGACCCCTTCTACCGCCACCCCTCGGATTCCGTGCGTGAGGCGGTCGCCCTCATGGAGCATTATCACATATCGGGTGTGCCGGTCGTTGACGACCAGATCCGCCTCGTCGGCATCATCACCAACCGCGACCTCCGCTTTGTAACGAACCTCGACCAGCCCATATCCAACGTCATGACGAAGGAACACCTGATCACGGCTCCGATGGGAACGACGCTTGACGACGCGAAGAACATCCTCATGGGTTCAAAGGTGGAAAAACTCCCCATCGTTGACAAAGAGAACAAACTTAAGGGACTCATCACAATAAAAGACATCCTCAAGGCGAAGGCCTTCCCGAACGCCACGAAAGATTCGCACGGACGGCTGCGCGCAGGCGCGGCGATCGGCGTCGGCAGCGACGCCAAGGACAGGGCGGCGGCGCTCGTGAGGGCCGGAGTCGACGTGATAATCGTCGACACGGCGCACGGCCATTCAAAGATGGTCATCGACATGGTCAGGGATCTGCGCGGCCTCTATCCCGACCTTCCGCTCATCGGCGGCAACATCGCCACCGCGGAGGCGGCGGAGGCCCTCATCGAAGCGGGAGCGGACGGCGTAAAAGTGGGCATCGGCCCCGGCTCGATCTGCACGACGAGGATCGTCGCCGGCATCGGCGTACCGCAGGTCGCGGCGGTGATGAACGTTGCCGAAGCGGCACACAGACTCGGCAAGACTGTAGTCGCCGACGGAGGCATCCGCTACTCCGGCGACATCGTCAAGGCGCTCGCGGCGGGCGGCGACGTGGTAATGATCGGGTCGCTGTTTGCCGGCACCGAGGAGAGCCCGGGGGAGGCTGTCATCTATAAGGGGCGTTCCTTCAAGAGCTATCGCGGCATGGGCTCCCTTGGCGCGATGAAGGGCGGCTGCAGCAAAGACCGCTACTTCCAGGAGGGCACGACGGAGGACAAGCTCGTTCCCGAAGGCATTGAGGGGATGGTCCCTCATAAGGGGCCCATCTCGGGAGTCATCTACCAGATGGTCGGCGGCATCCGCGCCGGCATGGGCTACGTTGGCGCGCCGACGCTCGAAAGGCTCCACGAGGATTCGCATTTCGTCCAGGTAACGGCCGCCTCGATGAAGGAGAGCCACCCGCACGACGTCGTCATCACGAAGGAAGCGCCGAACTACTGGGCGGAATAG